In the Periophthalmus magnuspinnatus isolate fPerMag1 chromosome 11, fPerMag1.2.pri, whole genome shotgun sequence genome, GGTTTGAGGGAAAGCATGTCTTTGCCTTATTTTTAGCATCTAGAAAAAGCACAAATTGTTGAAGTTTAATCGGGCAAGTGCAACGCGAGTTTAGCCTTGacattcaaattaaaacacaaattaaaatacattggtATCCTTATAAAGGGACATTAAATGGTACCAAAtagaaagtatttttaaaaactatatTGACCTCAAGTTAATTCATTCTAATGTAGAGGTTATCACTGTCATATCATTTTTTTCCTTAAAGGACTATATCTGTTTACAGATCAACAGtgataagtaaaaaatatttgtgtGCCTGAAGGAACTCCTAAATTTTAATTTTTCAACAACACCTATTTTTACAAGTACTTTTTAATTGCTGATTGTTTTTTGAATATTCCCTTTAACAGACTGCTCTGGTCTTATAAGAAGGATCACAGATAAACGCATTTTGCATGCAGCTGGTGTTATTTAAACACTAGTGGACATTTCCAAATAGacttgtttatttaaattttgagtGTCTTTTGTCAACCATACCTCATATCTCCATAACCCGTCAGTGCCTGATGTTTCTGCATTTGTCTGATTACATGTACAGAATAGACCTAATATTACATAATGTTACATGCGTATTTTAAACCGGTGGTTCAATTGATGCAgtagtttttatttagatttgtcTCTTTAAATAAGCACATCAACACTTAAACATTGTATTTTCATATTCTCCATACAGTACTTTGGAGGTGTGTCAACCAGGTCCCTGTAAATCAGTAGATTCAGCCTTACATTTCTCCTCATGTCTCAGACCGAAGTGCTCTGATCGCTGCCTTCAACTGGTCAAGGATCattctttactttttactttaatcaTTTTGTGGTCATATTTTTCTTGTCAAATTTCCAGAATTTAAAGGGATTTTGGTtcttctaaatgttttttttttttttaaatcgtgACATGTATTGCACATTGTACCCGCACGTAAGTGAAAAGGGAAAAGATTGCTTTGTTTaataatgtttatattgttttttgtttttgttttgactgaTAATTGTAATGCTTGTAATAATGGATGTGGATGTAAGGGATTTTTTCCAATAACAAATTAACAAGCTCTttgtaaaacacaaacagaaactatttTGCTACAATTTCTGTACAATTGTACCATTTCTACAGTACAAGCGATTACGGTATCGATTTTGTCAAAACCTCAGTAAATGACAGTTTTGATCATCACACTTGTGTTGCTTGTCTAGCTGCTCATATTGGTATACTATTAGTATGAGACTTATAAGATCTAGCAATGCAGCATTGCTGAATAATACTGGCAAAAATTATACATTTCTTACAATAAAAAGCACTTCATTTCCCAAGATGCCGCGTACCGGAAGCACGAGCGTTCTAACCGGATATGTGGCCGCGTCGCCCCGAAAAGGCCCTTTTCCGTCTCTGAGAAGTGTGGTGCAGAACGGCAGACACAAGTGagttaaataaaagcattttgaaGCCTCTGAATTTCGCCAAAATGCGTCTTGTTCAGCTATACTGAATGTTTTAACGTTCCGTTGATCACGAGTTTTGAGTAAATCTCTTAAAATGCCCTAAATGTAGAGTTATGTCACAAAGATGTGCCACGGCGCGGAGCTTTAGCGTGTGGCTAAGTGTTAGCACATGTAGCTAAGTGTTAGCACGTGTGGAAGCGGCACGTTGGGGAGCCCTGCCTGTAGTGCGCGGTatcaaagtttattttacattaatttaCCGATCAAGGGGCTACACATATAAGATTAACTCTCTTTAACCCATAATAACTTATTGTTACGGGATATGCTTTTACATGTTGGGTTCAAAACCACAGTATAGTTAAAGCTAATGTCAATAGCTAATGTCAGCGGCGTCTTCTCAGGCCTAGTTCACAAATTAAGGTATTTTAGTGTTGACAAACAACAATTCCACTTTGACCCTCACTGTTTGAAATGAATGTAAGGAAAGGCGTTcaacaaatacttttaattaaaatgatgcTCAAACCGTTTGTTTCCCTAGTCCATGTACACTGAGTCTGAGCAGGATGATGACATAAATGTTAATTTTCCAGTGGCTGACTGGGAGACTGCTCCGGCCGTGGCTGAGACGCCTGAGATAAAGCTCTTTGGAAAATGGAGCACAGACGATGTTCAGATCAATGACATCTCCCTCCAGGTAAATAACATACACGTACTCCCAAACATGTCTTCTGTTGGTATTCTGACACTAGAGTCACTCCTGGTCATGCTGCTGTTGTCCTGGTGTGCTAGAGCTGTCATAAAGTGAAATCTTTGCTTATTCATTGACTGTAGTCTTTCTGTGGCCCAGTCAATCACCGGCTCAGATACAAGACAATTTGCTTGAATATACAACTTTGAATCAGCAGAAATCAACTTTTTGTCTCCTGAGTATTATATGGTTCTATCTGATGCTTTTGTCTAATTTTAATTCATACATTGTTCCTGAATACTTTCTGTATACTTTGTCaatatattttactgtttaGTGCATCTTTTGGTTGATGAGGTTCCATTGTCTTTGTATGAGTTGTCAGAAGTTTAAACCTAAATATCTCAAGACTACCTAGAATGCAGACGGCCGAAAGCTGATAATTCTAGAGAACagttttgtcattattttaacCTAGCCAGGATTGAATTTGCCATTTTCTTAAGTTACTGTGTGTGGGCTAAACTCATGACTTGACACGAcacaaatatgtatattttgtatttatctcTTTTTATTCCGTCAGGATTACATTGCCGTGAAAGAGAAGTACGCCAAGTATCTGCCCCACTCTGGAGGTCGGTATGCCGCCAAACGTTTCCGAAAGGCCCAGTGTCCCATCGTGGAGCGCCTCACCAACTCCATGATGATGCACGGACGCAACAACGGCAAGAAGCTGATGACTGTGCGCATTGTCAAACACGCTTTCGAGATCATCCACCTGCTCACCGGAGAGgtacatttttatgttacatGTTTGTGCTTATGTTGCATGTACTTAGATGAACGTTTTACTTCAAATGGAGTAACGTGTTTGAATACTGATGCTAAGTGTTACAAACTAGATGAATTGCAAGCCTCAATATGGAAGTGTCAAAAAATTTTATTTCTGGACATTAGATTCTGTGGAGATTTTTGAAATAAGTTTTACTGTATTGTTTCTAATTTTAATTGTTAGTAAGGAGGTGGCATAAAAAAGACAtcaattttgagatttttacaTGGAAAATCGAGGCTAGAGTCACGCCCTGATACATCCTGTTGTCCTGGTGTGCTAGAGTTCTCGTAAAGTGAAGTCTTTGTTTATTCATTGGCTGTAGTCTCTCTGTGGCCCA is a window encoding:
- the rps5 gene encoding 40S ribosomal protein S5 produces the protein MADWETAPAVAETPEIKLFGKWSTDDVQINDISLQDYIAVKEKYAKYLPHSGGRYAAKRFRKAQCPIVERLTNSMMMHGRNNGKKLMTVRIVKHAFEIIHLLTGENPLQVLVNAIINSGPREDSTRIGRAGTVRRQAVDVSPLRRVNQAIWLLCTGAREAAFRNIKTIAECLADELINAAKGSSNSYAIKKKDELERVAKSNR